One genomic region from Populus nigra chromosome 8, ddPopNigr1.1, whole genome shotgun sequence encodes:
- the LOC133701191 gene encoding probable copper-transporting ATPase HMA5 isoform X1 has product MATMFLKLTCLRRENCGDLLARPHYPSMPKYPKGVAVDVKGTEVKAMFSVTGMTCSACAGSVEKAIKRLPGILEAVVDVLNNRAQVLFYPSSLVNEETIRETIEDAGFQATLIEDEINERSSQVCRIQINGIRCTSCCCTAEIVLQAIHGVQRIQVALETEEAEVYYDPKILNYNHLLEAMEDIGFQTMLVSAGEDVSKIDLKVDGLGAGHSMQIIENSLQTLPGVQAIEIDPELDKVSISYKPSMTGPRKFIKAIESAGSENFKALVYPQGEEKESHRQDEIKQYRSTFLWSLVFTIPVFLISMVFMYIPIINCQLDTRVVNMLNVGEVLKWMLSTPVQFIIGRRFYTGSYKTLRRGSANMDVLIALGTNAAYFYSCYSVLRAAGSPDFEGTDFFETSSMLISIILLGKYLEVMAKGKTSEAIAKLIELGPETAILLTLDDYGNILSEEDIDSRLVQKNDVIKILPGAKVASDGLIIWGASHVNESMITGEAIPVKKGVGDPVIGGTLNENGVLHIKATRVGSDSALSQIVRLIESAQLAKAPVQKFADTISKYFVPLVIILSFSTWLTWFLAGVFHGYPKSWIPHSMDSFQLALQFGISVMVIACPCALGLATPTAVMVGTGVGASQGVLIKGGQALESAHKVNCVIFDKTGTLTVGKPVVVKTTLLKSMALQDFYELIAATEMNSEHPLAKAIVEYAKKIREDEEDPVWPEARAFESITGYGVKATVRNKEIIIGNKSLIVDQNIAIPVDGELMLAETETMAQTGILVSIDREVTGILAISDPLKPSTREVISILKSMKVRSIMVTGDNWGTANSIAKEVGIETVIAEAKPEEKAEKVKELQAAGFTVAMVGDGVNDSPALAAADVGMAIGAGTDIAIEAADIVLMKSNLEDVITAIDLSRKTFSRIRLNYIWALGYNLIGIPVAAGALFPGTGLRLPPWAAGAAMAASSVSVVLCSLLLKNYRRPKKLENLNIHGIKIE; this is encoded by the exons ATGGCTACCATGTTCTTGAAATTAACTTGTTTACGCAGGGAGAATTGTGGGGACCTGCTGGCAAGGCCACACTATCCATCGATGCCAAAGTATCCGAAAGGCGTGGCAGTGGACGTGAAGGGAACAGAGGTGAAGGCAATGTTTTCAGTCACAGGAATGACATGTTCTGCTTGCGCTGGTTCAGTTGAGAAAGCTATCAAAAGGCTTCCTGGAATTCTTGAAGCCGTCGTTGATGTCTTGAACAATAGGGCTCAAGTCCTGTTTTACCCCAGTAGTCTTGTTAAT GAAGAAACTATTCGTGAGACTATTGAAGATGCTGGATTTCAAGCCACATTGATTGAAGATGAGATCAATGAAAGATCCAGTCAAGTATGCAGAATTCAGATCAATGGAATTAGATGCACTTCGTGCTGCTGTACAGCTGAAATAGTTCTGCAAGCAATTCATGGTGTACAAAGAATCCAGGTGGCCTTGGAAACTGAAGAGGCTGAAGTTTACTATGATCCAAAGATCCTGAACTACAACCACCTACTAGAAGCCATGGAAGATATAGGATTTCAAACCATGCTTGTTAGCGCTGGAGAAGACGTGAGCAAGATAGATCTTAAAGTCGATGGTTTAGGGGCAGGTCATTCAAtgcaaataatagaaaattctCTTCAAACACTTCCAGGAGTTCAAGCAATCGAGATAGACCCTGAACTCGATAAAGTTTCCATCTCTTACAAACCAAGTATGACAGGTCCTAGAAAATTCATCAAAGCCATTGAATCAGCTGGGTCTGAAAATTTCAAGGCACTTGTATATCCacaaggagaagagaaagaaagtcaCAGACAAGATGAAATCAAGCAATACCGTAGCACCTTCTTATGGAGTTTGGTTTTCACAATTCCTGTGTTTCTAATTTCCATGGTATTTATGTATATCCCCATAATTAACTGTCAGCTAGACACCAGAGTAGTCAATATGCTAAATGTAGGAGAGGTATTGAAATGGATGCTATCCACCCCAGTGCAATTCATTATAGGCCGGCGATTCTATACTGGATCTTATAAAACATTGCGGCGCGGTTCAGCTAACATGGATGTTTTGATTGCTTTAGGAACCAATGCAGCCTACTTCTATTCTTGCTACTCAGTACTGAGAGCTGCTGGCTCTCCAGATTTTGAGGGTACCGATTTCTTCGAGACTAGCTCAATGCTAATCTCAATTATTCTTCTTGGGAAGTACCTCGAGGTAATGGCTAAGGGAAAGACATCTGAGGCCATTGCCAAGCTTATCGAATTGGGACCTGAGACGGCAATATTATTAACCCTGGATGATTATGGGAACATTTTAAGCGAAGAAGATATAGACAGTAGGCTGGTACAAAAAAATGATGTGATCAAAATTCTTCCCGGTGCAAAAGTTGCTTCAGATGGTCTTATCATCTGGGGGGCAAGCCATGTGAATGAGAGCATGATAACAGGAGAAGCAATACCAGTGAAGAAGGGGGTGGGTGACCCTGTGATTGGAGGCACTTTAAATGAAAATGGGGTACTGCATATTAAAGCAACGAGGGTTGGATCAGACAGTGCCCTTTCACAGATTGTTCGGCTTATTGAATCAGCTCAATTGGCTAAAGCTCCGGTGCAGAAATTTGCTGACACTATATCCAAATACTTTGTGCCTCTG gtcatcattctttcattttcaaCTTGGCTAACCTGGTTTTTAGCTGGAGTGTTCCATGGCTATCCAAAATCATGGATACCACATTCCATGGATAGCTTTCAGCTCGCACTCCAATTTGGAATCTCTGTCATGGTCATAGCCTGCCCGTGTGCTCTTGGATTGGCCACTCCGACTGCTGTTATGGTTGGTACAGGAGTTGGAGCATCTCAAGGTGTTCTAATCAAAGGCGGGCAAGCATTAGAAAGTGCACATAAG GTGAACTGCGTCATCTTTGACAAAACTGGAACTCTTACAGTTGGAAAACCAGTGGTGGTCAAAACAACACTGTTGAAAAGCATGGCACTTCAAGATTTTTATGAACTCATTGCAGCAACAGAG ATGAATAGCGAGCACCCTTTGGCCAAGGCTATTGTAGAGTACGCAAAGAAGATcagagaagatgaagaagaccCTGTTTGGCCTGAAGCAAGAGCTTTTGAGTCCATTACTGGCTATGGAGTGAAAGCAACTGTCAGAAACAAGGAAATAATAATCGGAAACAAGAGCTTAATAGTGGACCAGAACATTGCTATTCCAGTTGATGGAGAACTGATGCTTGCCGAAACTGAAACAATGGCTCAAACTGGGATTTTAGTATCTATTGACCGGGAAGTGACTGGAATTCTAGCTATATCAGATCCTTTAAAACCTAGTACCCGTGAAGTCATTTCGATTCTCAAGTCCATGAAAGTTAGGAGCATCATGGTCACAGGTGATAATTGGGGAACTGCCAATTCAATTGCGAAGGAAGTTGGGATCGAAACTGTTATTGCAGAAGCCAAGCCTGAGGAGAAAGCTGAGAAAGTGAAGGAATTACAG GCTGCAGGCTTTACAGTGGCCATGGTAGGTGATGGTGTAAATGATTCGCCAGCACTTGCAGCAGCCGATGTTGGAATGGCAATTGGTGCAGGCACAGATATTGCTATAGAGGCAGCTGACATAGTTCTGATGAAGAGCAATTTGGAGGACGTGATTACTGCTATAGACCTATCTAGGAAGACCTTTTCCCGGATTCGCCTAAACTACATATGGGCTTTGGGGTATAATCTCATTGGCATCCCAGTAGCTGCCGGGGCGCTTTTTCCTGGCACCGGACTCCGTTTACCACCATGGGCTGCTggagctgcaatggcagcatcTTCAGTCAGTGTGGTTCTGTGCTCcctcttattgaagaattacaGAAGGCCCAAGAAACTGGAAAATCTAAATATTCATGGAATAAAGATCGAGTGA
- the LOC133701192 gene encoding glutathione S-transferase T1-like isoform X2, with translation MELKVYVDRLSQPSRAIVIFCKVNKIDFEEVGIELLKGQHLTPEFKEINPMGKVPAIVVDGKFKLFESHAILIFLASAFPGVADHWYPADLYRRAEIHSILDWHHSNLRRGSVEFIQNTLLAPFFGRPLNPQAAAEGEKVLSSSLSKIEALWLKESGQFLLGSSQPSIADLCLVCEIMQLEEASHLKFTCFFKKS, from the exons ATGGAGCTGAAAGTATATGTAGATCGTCTGTCACAGCCATCAAGGGCAATTGTCATCTTCTGCaa GGTAAACAAGATAGACTTTGAAGAGGTTGGAATTGAGTTATTAAAGGGTCAACATCTAACTCCTGAATTCAAAG AAATAAATCCTATGGGAAAGGTGCCAGCTATTGTAGTTGATGGAAAGTTCAAGCTTTTTGAGAG TCACGCGATCCTAATCTTTCTTGCTTCTGCATTTCCTGGAGTTGCTGATCACTG GTATCCAGCTGATCTTTACAGGAGAGCTGAAATTCACTCAATTTTGGATTGGCATCACTCCAACTTACGTCGCGGCTCAG TTGAATTTATTCAGAATACTTTGCTAGCACCTTTTTTTGGTCGACCTCTGAATCCACAAGCAGCTGCTGAAGGCGAGAAAGTTTTGTCTTCATCCCTGTCAAAGATAGAGGCTCTGTGGCTTAAAGAGAGTGGCCAGTTCTTGCTAGGCAGTAGCCAACCATCCATAGCTGATCTATGCCTCGTCTGTGAGATAATGCAACTAGAG GAGGCCTCGCACCTCAAGTTCACATGTTTCTTCAAAAAGAGCTGA
- the LOC133701191 gene encoding probable copper-transporting ATPase HMA5 isoform X2, whose translation MNLILATIHSAHLGNYPLHFSLYQIMEETIRETIEDAGFQATLIEDEINERSSQVCRIQINGIRCTSCCCTAEIVLQAIHGVQRIQVALETEEAEVYYDPKILNYNHLLEAMEDIGFQTMLVSAGEDVSKIDLKVDGLGAGHSMQIIENSLQTLPGVQAIEIDPELDKVSISYKPSMTGPRKFIKAIESAGSENFKALVYPQGEEKESHRQDEIKQYRSTFLWSLVFTIPVFLISMVFMYIPIINCQLDTRVVNMLNVGEVLKWMLSTPVQFIIGRRFYTGSYKTLRRGSANMDVLIALGTNAAYFYSCYSVLRAAGSPDFEGTDFFETSSMLISIILLGKYLEVMAKGKTSEAIAKLIELGPETAILLTLDDYGNILSEEDIDSRLVQKNDVIKILPGAKVASDGLIIWGASHVNESMITGEAIPVKKGVGDPVIGGTLNENGVLHIKATRVGSDSALSQIVRLIESAQLAKAPVQKFADTISKYFVPLVIILSFSTWLTWFLAGVFHGYPKSWIPHSMDSFQLALQFGISVMVIACPCALGLATPTAVMVGTGVGASQGVLIKGGQALESAHKVNCVIFDKTGTLTVGKPVVVKTTLLKSMALQDFYELIAATEMNSEHPLAKAIVEYAKKIREDEEDPVWPEARAFESITGYGVKATVRNKEIIIGNKSLIVDQNIAIPVDGELMLAETETMAQTGILVSIDREVTGILAISDPLKPSTREVISILKSMKVRSIMVTGDNWGTANSIAKEVGIETVIAEAKPEEKAEKVKELQAAGFTVAMVGDGVNDSPALAAADVGMAIGAGTDIAIEAADIVLMKSNLEDVITAIDLSRKTFSRIRLNYIWALGYNLIGIPVAAGALFPGTGLRLPPWAAGAAMAASSVSVVLCSLLLKNYRRPKKLENLNIHGIKIE comes from the exons ATGAATTTGATCTTGGCAACTATCCACTCGGCACATCTTGGCAACTATCCCCTTCACTTTTCCCTTTACCAAATAATG GAAGAAACTATTCGTGAGACTATTGAAGATGCTGGATTTCAAGCCACATTGATTGAAGATGAGATCAATGAAAGATCCAGTCAAGTATGCAGAATTCAGATCAATGGAATTAGATGCACTTCGTGCTGCTGTACAGCTGAAATAGTTCTGCAAGCAATTCATGGTGTACAAAGAATCCAGGTGGCCTTGGAAACTGAAGAGGCTGAAGTTTACTATGATCCAAAGATCCTGAACTACAACCACCTACTAGAAGCCATGGAAGATATAGGATTTCAAACCATGCTTGTTAGCGCTGGAGAAGACGTGAGCAAGATAGATCTTAAAGTCGATGGTTTAGGGGCAGGTCATTCAAtgcaaataatagaaaattctCTTCAAACACTTCCAGGAGTTCAAGCAATCGAGATAGACCCTGAACTCGATAAAGTTTCCATCTCTTACAAACCAAGTATGACAGGTCCTAGAAAATTCATCAAAGCCATTGAATCAGCTGGGTCTGAAAATTTCAAGGCACTTGTATATCCacaaggagaagagaaagaaagtcaCAGACAAGATGAAATCAAGCAATACCGTAGCACCTTCTTATGGAGTTTGGTTTTCACAATTCCTGTGTTTCTAATTTCCATGGTATTTATGTATATCCCCATAATTAACTGTCAGCTAGACACCAGAGTAGTCAATATGCTAAATGTAGGAGAGGTATTGAAATGGATGCTATCCACCCCAGTGCAATTCATTATAGGCCGGCGATTCTATACTGGATCTTATAAAACATTGCGGCGCGGTTCAGCTAACATGGATGTTTTGATTGCTTTAGGAACCAATGCAGCCTACTTCTATTCTTGCTACTCAGTACTGAGAGCTGCTGGCTCTCCAGATTTTGAGGGTACCGATTTCTTCGAGACTAGCTCAATGCTAATCTCAATTATTCTTCTTGGGAAGTACCTCGAGGTAATGGCTAAGGGAAAGACATCTGAGGCCATTGCCAAGCTTATCGAATTGGGACCTGAGACGGCAATATTATTAACCCTGGATGATTATGGGAACATTTTAAGCGAAGAAGATATAGACAGTAGGCTGGTACAAAAAAATGATGTGATCAAAATTCTTCCCGGTGCAAAAGTTGCTTCAGATGGTCTTATCATCTGGGGGGCAAGCCATGTGAATGAGAGCATGATAACAGGAGAAGCAATACCAGTGAAGAAGGGGGTGGGTGACCCTGTGATTGGAGGCACTTTAAATGAAAATGGGGTACTGCATATTAAAGCAACGAGGGTTGGATCAGACAGTGCCCTTTCACAGATTGTTCGGCTTATTGAATCAGCTCAATTGGCTAAAGCTCCGGTGCAGAAATTTGCTGACACTATATCCAAATACTTTGTGCCTCTG gtcatcattctttcattttcaaCTTGGCTAACCTGGTTTTTAGCTGGAGTGTTCCATGGCTATCCAAAATCATGGATACCACATTCCATGGATAGCTTTCAGCTCGCACTCCAATTTGGAATCTCTGTCATGGTCATAGCCTGCCCGTGTGCTCTTGGATTGGCCACTCCGACTGCTGTTATGGTTGGTACAGGAGTTGGAGCATCTCAAGGTGTTCTAATCAAAGGCGGGCAAGCATTAGAAAGTGCACATAAG GTGAACTGCGTCATCTTTGACAAAACTGGAACTCTTACAGTTGGAAAACCAGTGGTGGTCAAAACAACACTGTTGAAAAGCATGGCACTTCAAGATTTTTATGAACTCATTGCAGCAACAGAG ATGAATAGCGAGCACCCTTTGGCCAAGGCTATTGTAGAGTACGCAAAGAAGATcagagaagatgaagaagaccCTGTTTGGCCTGAAGCAAGAGCTTTTGAGTCCATTACTGGCTATGGAGTGAAAGCAACTGTCAGAAACAAGGAAATAATAATCGGAAACAAGAGCTTAATAGTGGACCAGAACATTGCTATTCCAGTTGATGGAGAACTGATGCTTGCCGAAACTGAAACAATGGCTCAAACTGGGATTTTAGTATCTATTGACCGGGAAGTGACTGGAATTCTAGCTATATCAGATCCTTTAAAACCTAGTACCCGTGAAGTCATTTCGATTCTCAAGTCCATGAAAGTTAGGAGCATCATGGTCACAGGTGATAATTGGGGAACTGCCAATTCAATTGCGAAGGAAGTTGGGATCGAAACTGTTATTGCAGAAGCCAAGCCTGAGGAGAAAGCTGAGAAAGTGAAGGAATTACAG GCTGCAGGCTTTACAGTGGCCATGGTAGGTGATGGTGTAAATGATTCGCCAGCACTTGCAGCAGCCGATGTTGGAATGGCAATTGGTGCAGGCACAGATATTGCTATAGAGGCAGCTGACATAGTTCTGATGAAGAGCAATTTGGAGGACGTGATTACTGCTATAGACCTATCTAGGAAGACCTTTTCCCGGATTCGCCTAAACTACATATGGGCTTTGGGGTATAATCTCATTGGCATCCCAGTAGCTGCCGGGGCGCTTTTTCCTGGCACCGGACTCCGTTTACCACCATGGGCTGCTggagctgcaatggcagcatcTTCAGTCAGTGTGGTTCTGTGCTCcctcttattgaagaattacaGAAGGCCCAAGAAACTGGAAAATCTAAATATTCATGGAATAAAGATCGAGTGA
- the LOC133701192 gene encoding glutathione S-transferase T1-like isoform X1, which produces MELKVYVDRLSQPSRAIVIFCKVNKIDFEEVGIELLKGQHLTPEFKEINPMGKVPAIVVDGKFKLFESHAILIFLASAFPGVADHWYPADLYRRAEIHSILDWHHSNLRRGSVEFIQNTLLAPFFGRPLNPQAAAEGEKVLSSSLSKIEALWLKESGQFLLGSSQPSIADLCLVCEIMQLEFTDETDRNRILGPHKKIQKWIEDTKNATKPHFDEVHQALFAAKVKLQMQRK; this is translated from the exons ATGGAGCTGAAAGTATATGTAGATCGTCTGTCACAGCCATCAAGGGCAATTGTCATCTTCTGCaa GGTAAACAAGATAGACTTTGAAGAGGTTGGAATTGAGTTATTAAAGGGTCAACATCTAACTCCTGAATTCAAAG AAATAAATCCTATGGGAAAGGTGCCAGCTATTGTAGTTGATGGAAAGTTCAAGCTTTTTGAGAG TCACGCGATCCTAATCTTTCTTGCTTCTGCATTTCCTGGAGTTGCTGATCACTG GTATCCAGCTGATCTTTACAGGAGAGCTGAAATTCACTCAATTTTGGATTGGCATCACTCCAACTTACGTCGCGGCTCAG TTGAATTTATTCAGAATACTTTGCTAGCACCTTTTTTTGGTCGACCTCTGAATCCACAAGCAGCTGCTGAAGGCGAGAAAGTTTTGTCTTCATCCCTGTCAAAGATAGAGGCTCTGTGGCTTAAAGAGAGTGGCCAGTTCTTGCTAGGCAGTAGCCAACCATCCATAGCTGATCTATGCCTCGTCTGTGAGATAATGCAACTAGAG TTTACAGATGAAACGGATCGCAATCGCATACTTGGTCCCCACAAGAAGATTCAGAAGTGGATTGAGGATACCAAAAATGCAACAAAACCACACTTTGATGAAGTGCATCAAGCCCTCTTTGCAGCCAAAGTTAAATTACAGATGCAACGTAAATAG